Proteins encoded by one window of Corynebacterium amycolatum:
- a CDS encoding LCP family protein: MEGNFDDSRIARDRYGRPLKDRYGRPIYRRVDEASPKHARPREADSRGASRRPIPPRPDRRSRAGAARPAPMPPRRSRPQPERRQAPLNETRIESRPPMNRTGSGRAGSDPRFPPPGYNPDADFQSSSQGSSQDYYSAPQAASSGRGGRRSSRGGAGARSSFHTRRMRLPRLRFKSIILVVVIFLVATMALVDIRLTRVDAFSGLTNRPANTMSSNWLLVGSDSRTGLSEEDAAKLSTGSGDFGQRTDTIMIAHIPVFGKPKLVSIPRDSFVDIPGNDKNKINAAFAFGGPQLLIDTVEKNTGIHIDHYAEIGFGGFAGVVDAVGGIEMCPEEAIDDPLAGLNIQAGCQKFDGASALGYVRTRATAQGDLDRVERQREFMSALMGRLKSPAVWLNPYRWIRLANAGTKAVLVGDGDHVWNLTWLMLRMLFGSDSLTVPTSGAMDTGYAGNVLLWDEIEAPTLFAELR, translated from the coding sequence ATGGAAGGCAACTTCGACGACTCGCGCATTGCCCGCGACCGATACGGCAGACCGCTCAAAGATCGCTATGGTCGCCCCATCTACCGCCGTGTGGACGAGGCGTCGCCGAAGCATGCTCGCCCCCGTGAGGCCGATTCGCGTGGCGCTTCACGACGCCCCATCCCTCCCCGCCCTGACCGCCGTTCTCGGGCAGGGGCAGCCCGCCCAGCGCCTATGCCTCCACGCAGGTCTAGGCCGCAACCAGAACGTCGGCAGGCGCCACTGAACGAAACGCGCATTGAGTCCCGTCCACCGATGAACCGGACCGGTAGCGGACGCGCTGGCAGCGATCCGCGGTTTCCTCCACCCGGCTATAACCCGGATGCGGATTTCCAATCTTCCTCGCAGGGTTCGTCGCAGGACTACTACAGTGCCCCACAAGCAGCGAGTTCTGGCCGTGGTGGACGCCGCAGCAGTCGTGGCGGAGCCGGTGCCAGGTCGAGCTTCCACACGCGACGCATGCGGCTGCCACGCTTGCGCTTTAAATCCATCATCCTGGTTGTCGTCATCTTCCTTGTCGCCACGATGGCACTTGTCGACATCCGCCTGACCAGGGTCGACGCGTTCTCAGGTCTGACAAATCGCCCTGCCAATACGATGTCCTCCAACTGGTTGCTCGTCGGTTCGGACTCTCGTACGGGCTTGTCAGAGGAAGATGCCGCCAAGCTGTCGACGGGCAGTGGTGATTTCGGCCAGCGCACAGACACCATCATGATTGCCCACATTCCGGTGTTCGGTAAGCCGAAGTTGGTCAGTATCCCGCGTGACTCCTTCGTGGATATCCCGGGCAATGACAAAAACAAGATCAATGCGGCATTCGCATTTGGTGGCCCCCAGTTGCTCATCGACACCGTAGAGAAAAACACTGGGATTCACATCGACCACTACGCCGAAATTGGCTTTGGCGGTTTCGCCGGTGTCGTCGACGCTGTCGGTGGCATCGAAATGTGCCCTGAAGAAGCCATCGACGACCCGCTGGCAGGCCTGAATATTCAGGCCGGTTGCCAGAAATTCGATGGCGCGAGTGCCCTGGGTTACGTGCGCACGCGTGCTACCGCCCAGGGAGACTTGGACCGCGTAGAGCGGCAGCGTGAATTCATGAGTGCGCTGATGGGACGGCTGAAGTCACCTGCGGTATGGCTCAACCCCTACCGCTGGATTCGCCTGGCCAATGCTGGCACTAAGGCCGTGCTCGTCGGCGATGGTGACCATGTCTGGAATCTGACCTGGCTGATGTTGCGCATGCTGTTCGGTTCCGATTCTCTTACCGTGCCCACCTCAGGCGCCATGGATACCGGTTATGCGGGCAATGTGCTGCTCTGGGACGAAATCGAAGCGCCAACACTTTTTGCGGAGCTGAGATAG
- a CDS encoding fructosamine kinase family protein: MSAMNQNYECAVNESDVYVKSRHGVPRGFFACEAAGLDWLREGESDGGARVVDVLGVSGHALKLRRIESMAPNPQAAYEFGKSLAITHNLGAAGWGAGPDEWEGHGYFGPLDQPLQMDLTPRESFGEYWAKGRLLPALGKLENSYNNRQLDIFDQLIDRLLAGDFDNEPDAARVHGDLWWGNLMWDADGAILIDPAAHGGAREEDLALLALFGATHFDEILRGYESVHPLPDFAESCELHQLYAVLMHAVLFGGGYAGQAAAMAAKYVR; this comes from the coding sequence ATGTCCGCAATGAACCAGAACTACGAATGCGCAGTCAACGAGTCGGATGTTTATGTCAAGAGCCGACATGGTGTCCCTCGAGGGTTCTTCGCCTGTGAGGCGGCGGGGCTGGACTGGCTGCGCGAGGGCGAATCTGACGGTGGTGCGCGCGTCGTGGATGTGCTGGGCGTGAGCGGGCATGCGCTGAAATTGCGTCGAATTGAGTCGATGGCGCCGAATCCACAGGCAGCGTACGAGTTTGGAAAATCGTTGGCTATTACCCACAATCTGGGCGCCGCTGGCTGGGGTGCCGGCCCCGATGAGTGGGAGGGGCACGGCTACTTCGGTCCGCTGGATCAGCCACTACAGATGGACCTGACTCCACGGGAGAGCTTCGGTGAATACTGGGCGAAAGGACGTCTTCTGCCTGCGCTGGGAAAGTTGGAAAACTCCTACAATAACCGTCAGCTAGATATCTTTGACCAGCTCATTGATCGGCTCTTGGCTGGAGATTTCGACAACGAGCCAGACGCCGCGCGTGTCCACGGTGACCTGTGGTGGGGAAACCTCATGTGGGATGCAGACGGCGCGATCTTGATTGACCCCGCGGCACACGGCGGAGCCCGCGAGGAAGATCTGGCACTGCTGGCGCTATTCGGGGCAACGCACTTCGATGAGATCTTGCGTGGCTACGAATCTGTACATCCCCTGCCGGATTTCGCCGAGAGCTGCGAACTCCACCAGCTCTACGCGGTGCTCATGCACGCGGTGCTATTTGGTGGCGGATACGCCGGACAGGCAGCGGCAATGGCAGCGAAGTACGTGCGTTAG
- a CDS encoding DUF5926 family protein codes for MGKKSRKKNNQAPEGMSRRQAKLAARAAERAALLGNPRPFKDFDEEADIVAVREFAPAVVIPVTVADAERDIKLCTVLPGGVAALTRAADQGNEAFVALQTQARTNDGAADLSRALAWARDAEPGQQLSAATDGEAAPLTDVLTAVDLDNMEVHQDFEWWIPKGIERTPMIEQNLAVANDAILPSYRLDAKAAGAVWWIDPGERAHIRWVRREDEKPLLDALARVHAADNLSLGEGTKFAGVFRTDGVLVPVWDLDNTKPHDHWIAAVEEADKRIAEALASEEPLTAEERKSRETIVSRQVTIRN; via the coding sequence GTGGGAAAGAAATCTCGTAAGAAGAATAATCAGGCCCCGGAGGGCATGAGCCGCCGTCAGGCGAAGCTGGCAGCCCGCGCTGCTGAGCGTGCAGCGTTGCTGGGCAATCCGCGTCCGTTCAAAGACTTCGACGAAGAGGCTGACATCGTGGCTGTCCGCGAGTTCGCTCCGGCTGTGGTCATTCCGGTCACGGTCGCTGACGCTGAGCGTGACATCAAGCTCTGCACCGTGCTGCCGGGTGGCGTAGCCGCACTGACGCGTGCCGCTGACCAGGGCAATGAGGCTTTCGTCGCGCTGCAGACGCAGGCTCGCACCAATGACGGCGCTGCGGATCTCTCCCGTGCGCTGGCATGGGCTCGCGATGCAGAGCCGGGTCAGCAGCTCTCGGCCGCTACTGACGGCGAGGCTGCACCGCTTACCGACGTCCTGACCGCCGTGGATCTCGACAACATGGAGGTCCACCAGGACTTCGAGTGGTGGATTCCCAAGGGCATTGAACGCACCCCGATGATCGAGCAGAACCTGGCCGTGGCTAACGACGCGATTCTCCCGTCATACCGCCTGGATGCGAAGGCCGCTGGTGCTGTGTGGTGGATTGATCCGGGCGAGCGCGCCCACATCCGCTGGGTGCGTCGTGAAGATGAGAAGCCGCTGCTGGATGCCTTGGCACGCGTGCACGCTGCGGACAACCTCTCGCTGGGCGAGGGCACGAAGTTCGCCGGTGTCTTCCGTACCGATGGCGTGCTGGTGCCGGTCTGGGACCTGGATAACACCAAGCCGCACGACCACTGGATTGCTGCCGTGGAAGAGGCCGACAAGCGTATCGCTGAGGCGCTGGCCAGCGAAGAGCCGCTGACCGCCGAGGAGCGTAAGTCCCGTGAGACCATCGTGTCCCGTCAGGTGACCATTCGGAACTAG